Proteins from one Amycolatopsis endophytica genomic window:
- a CDS encoding GntR family transcriptional regulator, with translation MRQIGNDANLAGKLLDELKTAIVNGELVAGSLYSVHDLAERLGVSRTPVREALIQLAERGMVRFERNRGVRILQTSLHDLEEVFAIRLLLEVPATYRAVTQRTAAWVRDLDAQLKAMRVAADRHDEATFMAADRRFHEVINSASGNVRLARYIDSLRDMVLLRGSSTVDTSRTLADILAEHEEIFARIEAGEAAAAAESMRAHLLHTGRLLISQEAAASGDALPPVSLEWTAYPGVD, from the coding sequence ATGCGGCAGATCGGGAACGACGCCAACCTCGCCGGGAAGCTCCTCGACGAGCTCAAGACCGCCATCGTCAACGGTGAACTGGTCGCGGGCAGTCTCTACTCGGTGCACGACCTCGCCGAGCGTCTCGGCGTGTCCCGGACGCCGGTGCGCGAGGCGCTGATCCAGCTGGCCGAGCGTGGCATGGTGCGCTTCGAGCGCAACCGCGGGGTGCGGATCCTCCAGACGTCGCTGCACGATCTGGAGGAGGTCTTCGCGATCCGGCTGCTGCTGGAGGTTCCGGCGACCTACCGCGCGGTGACGCAACGGACCGCGGCGTGGGTCAGGGACCTGGATGCCCAGCTCAAGGCCATGCGCGTGGCGGCGGACAGGCACGATGAAGCCACCTTCATGGCCGCCGACCGGCGCTTCCACGAAGTGATCAACTCCGCCTCCGGCAACGTCCGGCTCGCCCGCTACATCGACTCGCTGCGTGACATGGTGCTGCTGCGGGGGAGCTCGACCGTCGACACGTCCCGCACGCTGGCCGACATCCTTGCCGAGCACGAGGAGATCTTCGCCCGCATCGAGGCGGGCGAGGCCGCGGCGGCTGCGGAATCGATGCGTGCCCACCTGCTGCACACCGGCCGCCTGCTGATCAGCCAGGAGGCCGCCGCCAGCGGAGACGCGCTCCCGCCGGTCTCCTTGGAGTGGACCGCGTACCCCGGCGTTGACTGA
- a CDS encoding FAD binding domain-containing protein — protein sequence MKPFAYDSPADAATAVRTVAGDPSAMYLGGGTNLVDHLKLGVARPGRIVDVTHLTSTEIVERDGGLSIGAGVRNSELAADPRVRSRYPVLASALLAGASGQLRNMATTGGNPLQRTRCVYFQDVTTACNKREPGSGCSAIGGYTRYHAILGASSECVATHPSDMAVALAALDASVRVLGPDGERTIPFTELHRLPGDSPEKDTVLEHGDLITAIDLPAPPGDRQRYRKVRDRASYAFALVSVAAVLSVDDGRIRDARLAFGGVAHKPWRAWQAEDTLRDAHVSEDVFRAAAEAELAQAEPLPGNEFKVPLLTRTLVAVLRELS from the coding sequence GTGAAACCGTTCGCCTACGACTCCCCCGCCGACGCCGCCACCGCGGTCCGGACCGTCGCCGGGGACCCGTCGGCCATGTACCTGGGCGGCGGCACGAACCTGGTCGACCACCTCAAACTCGGCGTCGCCCGGCCGGGCCGGATCGTTGACGTCACCCACCTGACCTCGACCGAAATCGTCGAACGGGACGGCGGGCTGTCGATCGGCGCCGGGGTCCGCAACAGCGAGCTGGCCGCCGATCCGCGGGTGCGGTCCCGCTACCCGGTGCTGGCTTCGGCGTTGCTGGCCGGCGCGTCCGGGCAGCTGCGCAACATGGCCACCACCGGCGGGAACCCGTTGCAGCGCACGCGGTGTGTGTACTTCCAGGACGTCACCACAGCGTGCAACAAGCGTGAGCCGGGTTCGGGCTGCTCGGCGATCGGCGGGTACACGCGCTACCACGCGATCCTCGGCGCGTCTTCGGAGTGCGTGGCCACGCACCCGTCGGACATGGCGGTCGCGCTGGCCGCGCTGGACGCCTCGGTGCGGGTGCTCGGACCGGACGGCGAGCGCACGATCCCGTTCACCGAACTGCACCGGCTGCCCGGCGACTCGCCGGAGAAGGACACGGTGCTGGAGCACGGCGACCTGATCACCGCGATCGACTTGCCCGCGCCTCCCGGAGACCGCCAGCGGTACCGCAAGGTCCGCGACCGCGCCTCCTACGCTTTCGCGCTCGTGTCGGTGGCGGCGGTGCTGTCCGTGGACGACGGCAGGATCCGGGACGCGCGCCTCGCGTTCGGCGGGGTGGCGCACAAGCCGTGGCGGGCGTGGCAGGCCGAAGACACGCTACGCGATGCTCATGTTTCGGAGGACGTGTTCCGCGCCGCAGCCGAGGCCGAGCTCGCGCAGGCGGAACCGTTGCCCGGCAACGAGTTCAAGGTTCCCCTGCTGACCCGCACTCTCGTCGCCGTCCTCCGGGAGCTGTCATGA
- a CDS encoding hydroxyacid-oxoacid transhydrogenase — MTEYLNETVFTWGATPLKFGPGAVDEIGWDLAQMGAQRVLIVTDPGIASTGVPQRVADAAKAGGLTVEVYDQVHVEPTDVSIQAAVDFAKESEWDGFIAVGGGSSIDTAKAINLMTTYPADLYDYVNKPIGQGKAPDGPLKPLVAVPTTAGTGSETTPVCIMDFLDLKVKAGISHPRLRPSMAVVDPLLTLSMPPEVTAASGMDVLCHALESYTAKPFDSFARHRPETRVAYCGSNPISDAWTEQALTLLARSFRKAVLNGGDLAARSDMMLAATFAGMGFGNAGVHIPHACAYPIAGRVKDYRPKNYPQDEALVPHGESVSLTAPAAFRFTFPTNPDKHLRAARILDPHAPEQHDPVDQLPFVLSSLMRDIGTPNGIGGVGYDESDISGLVDGTLKQERLLATAPRPVRGEDLSAIFAESIENW, encoded by the coding sequence GTGACCGAGTACCTGAACGAAACCGTCTTCACCTGGGGTGCGACCCCGCTCAAGTTCGGGCCCGGCGCCGTCGACGAGATCGGCTGGGATCTCGCCCAGATGGGCGCGCAGCGGGTCCTGATCGTCACCGACCCCGGCATCGCCTCCACGGGCGTGCCGCAGCGCGTCGCCGACGCCGCCAAGGCGGGCGGGCTGACCGTCGAGGTCTACGACCAGGTGCACGTCGAACCGACCGACGTCAGCATCCAGGCCGCGGTCGACTTCGCGAAGGAGTCGGAGTGGGACGGCTTCATCGCGGTCGGCGGCGGCTCCTCGATCGACACCGCCAAGGCCATCAACCTGATGACCACCTACCCGGCCGACCTCTACGACTACGTCAACAAGCCGATCGGCCAGGGCAAGGCGCCGGACGGGCCGCTCAAGCCGCTGGTCGCGGTGCCGACCACGGCGGGCACGGGGTCGGAGACGACGCCGGTGTGCATCATGGACTTCCTCGACCTCAAGGTGAAGGCCGGTATCAGCCACCCGCGGCTGCGGCCGTCGATGGCGGTCGTCGACCCGCTGCTCACGCTGAGCATGCCGCCCGAGGTGACCGCGGCCAGCGGCATGGACGTGCTGTGCCACGCGCTGGAGTCCTACACGGCCAAGCCGTTCGACTCCTTCGCCCGGCACCGTCCGGAGACCCGTGTCGCCTACTGCGGGTCGAACCCGATCTCCGACGCCTGGACCGAGCAGGCGCTGACCCTGCTGGCCCGTTCGTTCCGCAAGGCCGTGCTCAACGGCGGTGACCTGGCCGCGCGGTCGGACATGATGCTGGCCGCCACGTTCGCCGGGATGGGCTTCGGCAACGCGGGCGTGCACATCCCGCACGCCTGCGCGTACCCGATCGCCGGGCGCGTCAAGGACTACCGGCCGAAGAACTACCCGCAGGACGAGGCGCTGGTCCCGCACGGTGAATCGGTGTCGCTGACCGCGCCGGCGGCGTTCCGGTTCACCTTCCCGACCAACCCGGACAAGCACCTGCGGGCCGCGCGGATCCTCGACCCGCACGCGCCCGAGCAGCACGACCCCGTCGACCAGCTGCCGTTCGTGTTGTCCTCGTTGATGCGCGACATCGGCACCCCCAACGGGATCGGCGGTGTCGGCTACGACGAGAGCGACATCTCCGGACTGGTCGACGGGACGCTCAAGCAGGAGCGGCTGCTGGCGACGGCCCCGCGGCCGGTGCGGGGCGAGGACCTGTCGGCGATCTTCGCCGAATCGATCGAGAACTGGTGA
- a CDS encoding 2Fe-2S iron-sulfur cluster-binding protein: protein MDAEITLRVDGAARRLTLDTRTTLLDALRERLGVTSPKKGCDHGQCGACTVLIGGRRVLSCLSLAIAQDGAEVTTAEGLADDGELHPVQRAFLEHDGFQCGYCTPGQICSAVGMLDEAGQGWPSHVTPDMSTRPALTRAEIAERMSGNLCRCAAYDGIVGAIEEAAR from the coding sequence ATGGACGCGGAGATCACCTTGCGCGTCGACGGCGCCGCCCGCCGCCTGACGCTGGACACCCGCACCACGCTCCTGGACGCCCTGCGTGAACGGCTCGGGGTGACCAGTCCGAAGAAGGGCTGTGACCACGGTCAGTGCGGCGCGTGCACGGTGCTGATCGGCGGCAGGCGGGTGCTGTCCTGCCTGTCGCTCGCGATCGCCCAGGACGGGGCCGAGGTCACCACCGCCGAAGGGCTCGCGGACGACGGCGAGCTGCACCCCGTCCAGCGGGCGTTCCTCGAACACGACGGATTCCAGTGCGGGTACTGCACGCCGGGCCAGATCTGCTCCGCCGTCGGGATGCTCGACGAGGCCGGGCAGGGCTGGCCGAGCCACGTCACCCCGGACATGAGCACGCGTCCCGCCCTCACCCGCGCCGAGATCGCCGAGCGGATGAGCGGCAACCTGTGCCGGTGCGCCGCCTACGACGGGATCGTGGGCGCGATCGAGGAGGCCGCGCGGTGA
- a CDS encoding FmdB family zinc ribbon protein has product MPIYDYACDCGNRFEALVPSSASPAPDCECGSVPHRLPPAVRLGGVASAGPSRDDAPKSWRGTGDGDRETVRHWHRQMTRREKLEQKYPELGGDRRPVLAHEGRFAAAPLRAGEPVS; this is encoded by the coding sequence ATGCCGATCTACGACTACGCGTGTGACTGCGGGAACCGGTTCGAGGCGCTCGTGCCGTCGTCCGCCAGTCCGGCCCCGGACTGCGAGTGCGGTTCCGTGCCCCACCGGCTGCCACCCGCGGTGCGGCTGGGCGGGGTCGCTTCGGCCGGTCCCAGCCGGGACGACGCGCCGAAGAGCTGGCGCGGCACGGGTGACGGTGACCGGGAAACGGTGCGGCACTGGCACCGGCAGATGACCCGGCGCGAGAAACTGGAGCAGAAATACCCCGAGCTGGGCGGCGACCGCCGTCCGGTGCTCGCCCACGAGGGCCGGTTCGCCGCCGCGCCGCTGCGGGCCGGTGAACCGGTTTCATGA
- a CDS encoding N-acyl homoserine lactonase family protein, protein MTAPSKVHLLRTGTMECDQTWLLLKPGATITDRSDTRKEAVWTTCPTHAVLIEHPDGRILWDTGVPQDWETRWAPTGLQEFFPVQEGTSYLQDSLASLELTPDDIDVLVLSHLHFDHAANAKLFDNGKTRIVVNSDEHDGALGIDGPFKGAHLKVDYEGIDYELVSGDAEIAPGVSVIATPGHTWGTMSLRVDLPGAGTKIFTSDAVYLDESWGPPAVGAAIVWDSVRWLESVEKLRRIAEETNAEVIFGHDPAQAATLPFAPDGHFG, encoded by the coding sequence ATGACGGCACCGAGCAAAGTCCACCTGCTCAGAACCGGAACCATGGAATGCGACCAGACCTGGCTGCTGCTGAAGCCGGGCGCGACCATCACCGACCGTTCGGACACCCGCAAAGAGGCGGTGTGGACGACCTGTCCCACCCATGCGGTGCTCATCGAGCATCCGGACGGGCGCATCCTCTGGGACACCGGCGTCCCGCAGGACTGGGAGACCCGCTGGGCGCCCACCGGTCTGCAGGAGTTCTTCCCCGTCCAGGAGGGCACCAGCTACCTGCAGGACTCGCTCGCGAGCCTGGAGCTGACCCCGGACGACATCGACGTGCTCGTGCTGTCCCACCTGCACTTCGACCATGCCGCCAACGCGAAGCTGTTCGACAACGGCAAGACCCGGATCGTCGTCAACTCCGACGAGCACGACGGCGCGCTCGGCATCGACGGGCCGTTCAAGGGCGCGCACCTCAAGGTCGACTACGAGGGCATCGACTACGAACTCGTCTCCGGCGACGCCGAGATCGCGCCCGGCGTCAGCGTCATCGCGACACCCGGACACACCTGGGGGACCATGTCCCTGCGGGTGGACCTGCCCGGTGCGGGCACCAAGATCTTCACCTCCGACGCCGTCTACCTGGACGAGAGCTGGGGCCCGCCCGCCGTCGGCGCCGCGATCGTGTGGGACAGCGTGCGCTGGCTGGAGTCGGTGGAGAAACTGCGCCGCATCGCCGAGGAAACGAACGCCGAGGTCATCTTCGGCCACGATCCGGCGCAGGCCGCCACGCTTCCGTTCGCGCCCGACGGGCACTTCGGCTGA